A single region of the Nocardioides aquaticus genome encodes:
- the cynS gene encoding cyanase — MTPIMTKQDAARHVDAARVRNGLTWATVADHLGTPLVWTTAALLGQHPVPAETARAACALLDLGDDVAEALRQQPTRVADPAVATDPTVYRFHEALAVYGPALKALIHEEFGDGIMSAINFQVDIARRPDPDGDRVVVTFDGKFLDYRW; from the coding sequence GTGACCCCGATCATGACCAAGCAGGACGCCGCCCGGCACGTCGACGCGGCCCGCGTGCGCAACGGCCTGACCTGGGCCACCGTGGCCGACCACCTCGGTACCCCGCTGGTGTGGACGACGGCCGCGCTGCTCGGGCAGCACCCCGTGCCCGCCGAGACCGCGCGGGCCGCCTGCGCGCTGCTCGACCTGGGCGACGACGTGGCCGAGGCGCTGCGCCAGCAGCCCACCCGTGTCGCCGACCCGGCGGTGGCCACCGACCCGACCGTGTACCGCTTCCACGAGGCGCTCGCGGTCTACGGCCCGGCGCTGAAGGCGCTGATCCACGAGGAGTTCGGCGACGGGATCATGAGCGCGATCAACTTCCAGGTCGACATCGCGCGGCGCCCCGACCCGGACGGCGACCGGGTGGTCGTCACCTTCGACGGGAAGTTCCTCGACTACCGCTGGTGA